A region from the bacterium genome encodes:
- a CDS encoding potassium channel family protein, protein MKKVRQRLIFFAGVFLAVMVLGTVGFRVLESSRFPSLFDSFYFTIVTVSTVGYGDMSPATSLGRALAGLVIILGAGTFLGVLASGTDLLLSRRETDSHRRKVYMLMGVFYAELGDELLGLFSRADGNIDGLRSLLGVKVDSGEEFFRALRDRSESYRPALDMEKINLSSLRDLLTGVRPNLVRLLENPILEEHRSFTDLLWSTFHLAQELSLRRNVFNLPAADRRHLGGDVARVYGRLIGGWVDYMQHLWKAYPYLYSLAVRTNPFDPGASPVITDEKPASNKEAKTA, encoded by the coding sequence ATGAAGAAGGTACGGCAGCGCCTGATATTTTTCGCCGGCGTTTTCCTCGCGGTCATGGTCCTGGGAACCGTGGGGTTCCGGGTTCTGGAGTCGTCGCGCTTCCCGTCTCTCTTCGACAGTTTTTACTTCACCATCGTTACCGTCTCCACCGTCGGCTACGGAGACATGTCGCCCGCGACCTCGCTCGGAAGAGCGCTGGCGGGCTTGGTCATCATCCTCGGGGCCGGAACGTTTCTCGGCGTCCTGGCCAGCGGCACCGACCTGCTCCTTTCCCGGCGGGAAACCGACAGCCATCGCCGCAAAGTCTACATGCTCATGGGAGTCTTTTACGCCGAACTCGGCGACGAACTGCTGGGCCTTTTCTCCCGGGCCGACGGAAACATCGACGGGCTTCGTTCGCTTCTGGGGGTGAAGGTAGACTCGGGCGAAGAGTTCTTTCGGGCTCTCCGGGATCGATCCGAATCGTACCGGCCCGCGCTGGACATGGAAAAAATCAATCTCTCCTCCCTCCGCGACCTTCTGACCGGCGTCCGCCCCAACCTGGTGCGGCTGCTGGAAAACCCCATCCTCGAAGAGCACCGTTCCTTCACCGACCTGCTCTGGAGCACCTTCCATCTCGCCCAGGAGCTGTCGCTGCGCCGCAACGTCTTCAACCTCCCCGCCGCCGACCGCCGCCACCTGGGCGGGGACGTCGCCAGGGTTTACGGTAGACTCATCGGCGGCTGGGTCGACTACATGCAGCATCTTTGGAAGGCCTACCCCTACCTCTACTCCCTGGCGGTGCGCACCAACCCCTTCGACCCCGGCGCTTCTCCGGTCATAACCGACGAAAAACCGGCATCGAACAAGGAGGCGAAAACCGCGTGA
- a CDS encoding phosphate-starvation-inducible PsiE family protein yields the protein MIAIVEKIEHLVVVVLLIMMIAVILCGTAWMGWETVRQLLTPPLFLLDTSKMMELFGLFFMILIGLELLETVKTYLSGNQLHVEVIFLVAMIAVARKVIILDMKHLDPGVPLGIAVLIICLAGGYFLVRRASSSAKPEHVQKKNNAG from the coding sequence GTGATCGCAATCGTGGAAAAAATCGAGCACCTGGTCGTGGTCGTTCTCCTGATCATGATGATTGCGGTCATACTCTGCGGAACCGCATGGATGGGATGGGAAACGGTCCGGCAGCTTTTGACGCCGCCCCTTTTTCTCCTCGACACCTCCAAGATGATGGAGCTTTTCGGCCTTTTCTTCATGATCCTGATCGGCCTGGAGCTGCTGGAGACGGTAAAAACCTATCTGAGCGGCAATCAGCTTCACGTGGAAGTCATCTTCCTGGTGGCGATGATCGCGGTGGCCAGAAAAGTCATTATCCTGGATATGAAGCACCTCGACCCGGGGGTGCCCCTGGGAATCGCCGTTCTCATCATCTGCCTGGCCGGCGGATACTTCCTGGTTCGGCGGGCCTCCTCTTCCGCCAAGCCCGAACATGTTCAGAAAAAAAATAACGCCGGCTGA
- a CDS encoding ABC transporter permease, which yields MFRKKITPAERGDRAVLRARSLDGAEGRDLLRQLQGLAAAGVSSFSLDLSAIPALNSLQAAWLFRIREEARRGGLELKIEGEDRCVREFLQMVTPGMRPPPPPVPPERNPVVRAGGAVLNVVREAGQVWNIIADAIYWSFIAPFSGGGIRVRALIDEIHEMGIKAVPIVVTLNLLLGLVIAMLSAAQLELFGVQIWVASLVVIGFARELAVLLTGIVVSARTGSAIAAELATMKVSEEIDALRGMGLSVGKFLIAPKVMAILLCMPILTGIGFVSGVLGGFILGVFALGYNIDQWWLKTLSSARLQDLSQGLIKSFVFAVLIVVIGCHNGLRVTGGARGVGMGTTRAVVMDIFAIIVADMFFATLFYIIL from the coding sequence ATGTTCAGAAAAAAAATAACGCCGGCTGAGCGCGGGGACCGGGCTGTCCTGCGCGCCCGCTCTCTCGACGGGGCCGAGGGCCGCGATCTCCTGCGTCAACTCCAGGGCCTGGCCGCGGCCGGGGTGTCCTCTTTCTCCCTGGACCTTTCCGCAATCCCGGCTCTCAACAGCCTGCAGGCGGCCTGGCTGTTCCGCATCCGCGAAGAGGCTCGGCGCGGCGGTCTCGAACTCAAAATCGAGGGCGAAGACCGGTGCGTCCGGGAGTTTCTGCAGATGGTCACCCCGGGAATGCGCCCTCCCCCGCCCCCGGTTCCGCCGGAAAGAAACCCGGTGGTCAGGGCGGGCGGCGCCGTCCTGAACGTGGTCCGGGAAGCGGGGCAGGTTTGGAACATCATCGCGGACGCGATTTACTGGTCGTTCATAGCGCCCTTCTCCGGAGGAGGGATCCGGGTCCGGGCCCTGATCGACGAGATCCACGAGATGGGGATCAAGGCCGTTCCCATAGTGGTTACGCTCAACCTGCTGCTGGGACTGGTCATCGCCATGCTTTCGGCCGCCCAGCTCGAGTTGTTCGGCGTTCAGATCTGGGTCGCCAGCCTGGTGGTTATCGGTTTCGCCCGGGAACTGGCCGTCCTTCTGACCGGGATCGTGGTCTCGGCCCGGACCGGTTCGGCCATCGCCGCGGAGCTGGCGACCATGAAGGTCAGCGAGGAAATAGACGCCCTGCGGGGGATGGGGCTGAGCGTGGGAAAATTCCTGATCGCCCCCAAGGTCATGGCCATTCTGCTCTGTATGCCCATCCTCACCGGGATCGGGTTCGTCTCCGGGGTTCTGGGGGGCTTCATCCTCGGTGTCTTCGCCCTGGGCTACAACATCGATCAATGGTGGTTGAAAACCTTGAGTTCGGCTCGGCTTCAGGACCTGAGCCAGGGCCTGATCAAATCCTTCGTCTTCGCCGTACTCATCGTGGTCATCGGGTGCCACAACGGCCTGCGCGTCACCGGAGGCGCTCGGGGGGTGGGAATGGGAACGACCCGGGCGGTGGTGATGGATATCTTCGCCATCATCGTCGCCGACATGTTTTTCGCAACCCTTTTTTACATCATTCTATGA
- a CDS encoding ATP-binding cassette domain-containing protein has protein sequence MAEVRDLVCRYGDRVVLNSISFDILSGEILCIIGGSGCGKTTLLRHLAGLLNPAAGTIRFWGENIVDMNEDERSAFSRRIGIAFQGGALFNSMTVGENIALPIEEHGIVDPSLVGIMVEMKLGLVGLGGLENTMPSELSGGMVKRVGFARSIATDPEVVFFDEPSAGLDPITSAGLDQLILKIRKLTGSTLVVVTHELNSIETIADRILMLDEGKIVFMGTPAEASRSREPRLRQFFEHRPDEGIEPHNR, from the coding sequence GTGGCGGAAGTGCGGGACCTGGTCTGCCGCTACGGGGACCGCGTGGTCTTGAATTCGATATCTTTCGATATCCTCTCCGGCGAAATACTCTGCATCATCGGCGGCTCCGGCTGCGGGAAGACCACCCTCCTTCGCCACCTGGCCGGGCTTCTGAACCCCGCCGCCGGAACCATCCGGTTCTGGGGCGAGAACATCGTCGATATGAACGAAGACGAGCGCTCCGCCTTTTCCCGGCGTATCGGCATCGCTTTCCAGGGGGGGGCGCTTTTCAACTCCATGACCGTGGGCGAGAATATCGCTCTGCCCATCGAAGAGCACGGCATCGTCGATCCGTCCCTGGTCGGAATCATGGTGGAAATGAAACTGGGGCTGGTGGGACTGGGCGGTCTGGAGAACACGATGCCCTCCGAGCTTTCCGGAGGGATGGTCAAGCGGGTCGGCTTCGCCCGCTCGATCGCCACCGACCCCGAAGTCGTTTTTTTCGACGAACCATCGGCGGGCCTCGACCCCATCACTTCCGCCGGGCTGGATCAGCTCATTCTCAAGATCAGGAAGTTGACCGGGTCGACCCTGGTGGTGGTCACGCACGAACTGAACTCGATCGAAACCATAGCCGACCGGATCCTGATGTTGGACGAGGGGAAGATCGTTTTCATGGGGACCCCGGCGGAGGCGTCCCGGAGCCGGGAACCCCGTCTCCGGCAATTTTTCGAACACCGCCCCGACGAAGGGATCGAACCCCATAACCGCTAA